A single region of the Salicibibacter cibi genome encodes:
- a CDS encoding CamS family sex pheromone protein yields MKTRVLAVGLALLLALSGCADFLDPGATEETAETEEGEEEQQRAAADVGEPVPSLSEYYRSIFPDGEYEAGEVRGFTSGEGCYSGTAYNRLDLERLEIGLSEIVSETFPPEDYFIQEGQYIGSDEMNAWLARYEESDEDDEEEYAGLGLNPQLEEGDGFEDQHSNHPCVLSHVVEQNYHTENDDGDLQLGGVGVALSLNSIYYFREQDEDGSYGSWFDEEISEEEAIESGEEMAAEVVNRLRSDEREEGILNDVPIVISLFREAPRNSITPGEFIATATAEAGSDLGSWETLNEEHYFFPSDRAFDHVPEDAERFNQFTEALNSYFRNHIGVTARGHYQSNELDRLSIEVPIRFHTKTETIAVTQQAASEVEEHFPTDIDISLTVTTNDRTEALITRESGEEVNVHIYE; encoded by the coding sequence ATGAAAACAAGGGTATTGGCGGTAGGGTTAGCTTTGCTTCTTGCCCTTTCCGGATGTGCAGATTTTTTGGATCCGGGCGCAACAGAGGAAACGGCAGAGACAGAGGAAGGCGAAGAGGAGCAACAACGAGCAGCGGCAGATGTGGGGGAGCCGGTTCCCAGTTTGTCGGAATACTATCGAAGCATTTTCCCGGATGGAGAATATGAAGCCGGAGAAGTCAGAGGCTTTACTTCGGGAGAAGGTTGCTATTCGGGCACCGCCTATAACCGTTTGGACTTGGAAAGGCTGGAAATAGGGCTTAGTGAAATCGTTTCGGAGACGTTTCCGCCTGAAGATTATTTTATTCAAGAAGGGCAGTATATAGGAAGCGATGAGATGAATGCTTGGCTGGCCCGCTATGAAGAGTCCGATGAGGATGATGAAGAGGAATATGCAGGCTTGGGGCTAAATCCGCAACTCGAAGAGGGGGATGGTTTTGAAGATCAACATAGCAATCATCCATGTGTTCTTTCTCATGTTGTCGAACAAAACTATCACACCGAGAATGACGATGGAGACCTGCAATTGGGCGGCGTAGGGGTAGCGTTATCTTTGAATAGCATCTATTATTTCCGTGAGCAAGACGAAGATGGGTCGTATGGTTCCTGGTTTGATGAAGAAATTTCAGAAGAAGAGGCGATCGAATCCGGCGAGGAAATGGCGGCGGAAGTCGTTAACCGGTTGCGTTCGGATGAACGGGAAGAAGGGATATTGAATGACGTTCCGATCGTCATCAGCCTCTTCCGGGAAGCCCCGCGGAATTCAATCACGCCGGGGGAATTCATCGCAACAGCAACCGCTGAAGCAGGAAGCGACCTTGGTAGCTGGGAGACGTTGAATGAGGAGCATTATTTTTTTCCATCCGATCGAGCATTTGATCATGTGCCTGAAGATGCTGAGCGCTTTAACCAATTCACCGAAGCGTTAAACAGTTATTTTAGAAACCATATAGGTGTCACCGCCCGGGGTCATTATCAGAGCAATGAACTCGATCGTCTCTCTATCGAAGTGCCAATCCGGTTTCATACCAAAACGGAGACAATCGCGGTAACCCAGCAGGCAGCAAGCGAGGTAGAGGAACATTTTCCGACGGACATTGACATCAGCCTTACCGTCACAACGAATGACCGGACAGAAGCATTGATTACGAGAGAGAGCGGAGAAGAGGTGAATGTGCACATTTATGAATAA
- the gatC gene encoding Asp-tRNA(Asn)/Glu-tRNA(Gln) amidotransferase subunit GatC, whose amino-acid sequence MAEITKEQVKHVADLARLTFSDDDLETFAKQMDDVIQYAERLNELDTEDVVPTTHVMDVRNVLREDEVRPSMKREDVLKNAPASKDGQFEVPSVLD is encoded by the coding sequence GTGGCCGAGATCACAAAAGAACAAGTGAAACATGTGGCGGACCTTGCACGACTAACGTTTAGTGATGATGACTTAGAAACATTTGCCAAACAAATGGACGATGTGATTCAATATGCAGAACGTCTCAATGAACTTGACACCGAAGATGTCGTACCGACGACGCACGTCATGGACGTACGAAATGTTTTGCGTGAAGATGAAGTGCGTCCGTCGATGAAAAGGGAAGATGTGCTAAAAAATGCGCCAGCGTCGAAAGATGGACAATTTGAAGTTCCATCTGTCCTGGATTAA
- the gatA gene encoding Asp-tRNA(Asn)/Glu-tRNA(Gln) amidotransferase subunit GatA gives MSFMDETIASMHSKIKNKEVKVSELTENAYERIRDVDDSVQAFLTLDEEGAMAQAKALDEQVEQSERQPLFGIPAGIKDNIMTEGLKTTCGSQLLDNFNPVYDATVMKRLREQNIVTVGKLNMDEFAMGSSNENSGYHSTKNPWNTSHVPGGSSGGSAAAVAAGEVPFALGSDTGGSIRQPASFCGVVGLKPTYGRVSRYGLVAFASSLDQIGPITRTVEDNAYVLQEIAGHDERDSTSVDVTVPDYHSALEGNINGLRIAIPKEFLDEGVDAGVKERIQAAIRTLEGMGATCEEVSLPNSRYAVAAYYLLASSEASANLARFDGIRYGVQKAGDDLMDVYKKTRSEGFGDEVKRRIMLGTFALSTGYYDAYYKKAQKVRTLIREDFNQVLHSYDVILGPTAPTTAFKIDEQKNDPLTMYLNDILTIPVNLSGNPALSIPCGFSNGLPVGLQLIGKPFEERILYRVGHAYEQETGHYKEKPGL, from the coding sequence GTGTCATTCATGGATGAAACGATAGCATCGATGCATAGCAAAATTAAAAATAAAGAAGTAAAAGTGTCAGAGCTAACAGAAAATGCCTACGAAAGAATTCGGGATGTCGATGATTCTGTGCAGGCGTTTCTCACTTTGGATGAAGAAGGCGCGATGGCTCAAGCCAAGGCGCTTGATGAGCAAGTGGAGCAAAGTGAAAGACAGCCTTTATTCGGAATTCCTGCGGGTATTAAGGACAATATCATGACTGAGGGATTGAAAACCACATGCGGAAGTCAGCTTCTGGATAATTTTAATCCCGTCTATGATGCAACCGTTATGAAACGTTTGCGTGAACAAAATATCGTAACCGTCGGGAAATTAAACATGGACGAGTTTGCAATGGGCTCTTCCAACGAGAATTCCGGATATCACAGTACGAAAAATCCTTGGAATACAAGTCACGTCCCCGGTGGTTCAAGCGGGGGTTCTGCTGCAGCGGTAGCCGCAGGAGAAGTGCCGTTTGCGTTAGGGTCAGATACCGGTGGCTCCATTCGACAGCCCGCTTCTTTTTGCGGGGTAGTTGGGTTAAAGCCTACATATGGACGAGTGTCCCGTTACGGACTTGTGGCGTTCGCTTCTTCATTGGATCAAATTGGCCCGATTACCCGAACGGTCGAAGACAACGCCTACGTGCTTCAGGAAATTGCCGGTCATGATGAGCGCGACTCCACATCCGTGGATGTGACCGTGCCCGATTATCACTCAGCACTTGAAGGTAACATTAACGGTTTAAGAATTGCCATTCCGAAAGAGTTTTTGGATGAAGGGGTCGATGCCGGCGTTAAAGAACGGATTCAAGCAGCGATCCGCACATTGGAGGGAATGGGGGCGACATGTGAGGAAGTATCATTGCCCAATTCAAGGTATGCAGTGGCCGCTTATTATTTGCTTGCTTCCTCGGAAGCATCCGCCAATCTCGCCCGCTTTGACGGTATCCGCTACGGCGTTCAAAAAGCCGGCGATGATTTAATGGATGTCTATAAAAAGACGAGAAGCGAAGGCTTTGGCGATGAAGTGAAACGCCGTATTATGTTGGGCACGTTCGCCCTTAGTACCGGATATTACGACGCTTATTATAAAAAAGCACAAAAAGTCCGAACGCTGATTCGTGAAGATTTTAACCAAGTGTTGCACAGTTATGATGTCATTCTTGGCCCGACAGCACCGACGACAGCTTTTAAAATCGACGAACAAAAAAATGATCCGCTTACGATGTACCTAAATGATATCTTAACCATCCCGGTGAACTTGTCCGGAAACCCGGCCCTATCCATCCCATGCGGTTTTTCAAATGGACTTCCCGTCGGATTGCAGTTGATCGGCAAACCGTTTGAAGAGCGCATTCTGTACCGTGTCGGCCACGCTTACGAACAAGAAACAGGACATTACAAAGAAAAACCGGGACTATAA
- the gatB gene encoding Asp-tRNA(Asn)/Glu-tRNA(Gln) amidotransferase subunit GatB, giving the protein MTFDTIIGLEVHAELKTDTKIFCGCSTSFGASPNTQTCPVCLGHPGVLPVLNKRAVDFAIKASLATNCSVSEHTKFDRKNYFYPDNPKAYQISQFDQPLGEHGSIEIEVDGKKKSIGITRIHIEEDAGKLTHDDEEDTSLVDFNRAGTPLIEIVSEPDIRTPEEAYAYLEKLKAILQYTEVSDCKMEEGSLRCDANISLRPSGQEEFGTKTELKNLNSFANVQKGLAFEEKRQEQELRDGNELLQETRRWNDERKETTLMRVKEGSDDYRYFPEPDLVNLFIDEEWQGRIAEEIPELPDERQRRYISEWEIPAYDAGVLTQAKASADFFEETVAAGADAKQAANWMMGEVNAHLNANHLELEDVAMTPSGLAALIHLIEKGTISSKIAKKVFKTLIEEGGSPEQIVKDQGLVQISDESELKSIVEGILEANQQSIDDYKNGKDKAFGFLVGQTMKETKGKANPQVVNKLIKEGIDAR; this is encoded by the coding sequence ATGACATTCGATACGATAATCGGCTTGGAAGTGCACGCCGAATTAAAAACGGATACGAAAATATTTTGCGGATGTTCCACATCGTTTGGAGCGTCGCCAAATACACAAACGTGCCCGGTTTGCCTTGGGCACCCGGGGGTTTTGCCGGTGCTTAACAAACGTGCCGTTGATTTTGCCATTAAAGCGTCACTGGCGACAAATTGTTCGGTCTCGGAGCATACAAAATTTGATCGTAAAAATTATTTTTATCCAGATAACCCGAAAGCATATCAAATCTCCCAATTCGATCAACCTCTCGGTGAGCATGGGTCGATTGAGATTGAAGTGGACGGCAAGAAAAAATCGATCGGCATCACTCGCATTCATATAGAGGAAGACGCGGGAAAATTAACCCATGACGACGAAGAGGATACGTCGCTCGTTGATTTTAACCGCGCGGGAACGCCACTCATCGAAATCGTTTCCGAACCGGATATTCGCACGCCGGAAGAAGCGTATGCTTATTTGGAAAAATTGAAGGCAATCCTTCAATATACGGAAGTGTCCGATTGTAAAATGGAAGAAGGTTCGCTCCGGTGTGACGCGAATATTTCCTTACGTCCGAGCGGGCAAGAGGAATTCGGGACGAAGACGGAACTGAAAAATTTAAACTCATTCGCCAACGTGCAAAAAGGGCTTGCTTTTGAAGAGAAGCGTCAGGAACAAGAACTTCGCGATGGCAATGAACTTTTGCAGGAAACACGGCGTTGGAATGATGAGCGCAAAGAAACGACGCTCATGCGAGTGAAAGAAGGATCCGATGATTACCGCTATTTTCCGGAACCGGATCTCGTCAATCTTTTTATCGATGAAGAATGGCAAGGAAGAATTGCGGAAGAAATCCCTGAACTCCCTGATGAAAGACAAAGACGCTATATATCCGAATGGGAAATCCCCGCTTATGATGCCGGCGTGCTGACGCAAGCGAAGGCAAGCGCGGACTTTTTTGAAGAAACCGTGGCAGCGGGCGCGGATGCGAAGCAGGCCGCCAACTGGATGATGGGCGAAGTGAATGCCCATTTGAACGCCAATCATTTGGAGCTTGAAGATGTGGCCATGACGCCGTCGGGGCTCGCAGCGTTGATCCATTTGATCGAAAAGGGAACAATTTCCAGTAAAATTGCCAAAAAAGTGTTCAAGACGTTGATTGAAGAGGGCGGAAGTCCCGAGCAAATCGTTAAAGATCAAGGGCTTGTGCAAATTTCCGATGAAAGTGAACTAAAATCCATCGTCGAAGGCATTTTGGAAGCAAATCAACAATCCATTGACGACTATAAAAACGGCAAAGACAAAGCCTTCGGTTTCCTCGTTGGCCAAACGATGAAAGAAACAAAAGGGAAAGCCAATCCGCAAGTCGTGAATAAACTGATTAAAGAAGGCATTGACGCACGATAA
- a CDS encoding GntR family transcriptional regulator, whose translation MVLLAISAKCMIRLKLTKYKLKDEKEFSFSPFISGSVNVMKKKPNSEELTFMHADDVKNATKGLENDVSETRLPQQAYQIIRLAIRNLYLPPGKMILEREMAEGLQMSRTPVREALVRLQTEGLIEVIPRRGFIIKTIAKEDLQEIYEIVEALDGLAAEIVTTKISDKELEKLEDLVASQEETLHEKNLSEWARLDDKFHTDIITSAGNLRLSSVIETHADQIFRARLFTIENRPLPFRSIIEHKAILSCMRAQDKNAARMLMQSHRKRARNEILEAL comes from the coding sequence ATGGTATTATTAGCCATCTCAGCAAAATGCATGATAAGATTAAAGCTAACTAAGTATAAACTAAAGGATGAGAAGGAGTTCTCCTTCTCTCCATTCATTTCAGGGTCGGTGAACGTTATGAAAAAAAAGCCTAACTCAGAAGAGCTTACATTTATGCATGCGGATGACGTTAAAAATGCTACAAAGGGTTTGGAAAATGATGTATCCGAAACACGTTTACCGCAACAAGCTTATCAAATAATACGATTGGCGATTAGAAATCTGTATCTTCCACCCGGAAAAATGATTTTGGAACGAGAGATGGCAGAAGGTTTGCAAATGAGTAGAACTCCTGTCAGAGAAGCGTTAGTCCGTCTGCAAACAGAGGGATTGATTGAAGTAATCCCAAGGCGAGGTTTTATCATTAAGACCATTGCGAAAGAAGATTTGCAAGAGATCTATGAAATCGTTGAAGCTCTAGATGGTTTAGCGGCTGAAATAGTAACCACAAAAATTAGTGATAAAGAATTAGAAAAACTGGAAGATTTGGTTGCAAGCCAAGAAGAAACTTTACATGAGAAAAACTTATCCGAATGGGCCAGATTAGATGATAAGTTTCATACTGATATCATTACTTCAGCCGGCAACCTCAGGCTCTCAAGTGTCATTGAAACCCACGCAGACCAAATCTTTCGGGCTCGTTTATTTACCATTGAAAACAGGCCGCTACCATTCCGATCAATTATAGAACATAAAGCTATTCTTTCTTGTATGCGAGCACAGGATAAAAATGCAGCACGAATGCTTATGCAGTCACATCGAAAAAGAGCCCGAAATGAAATACTGGAAGCACTTTAA
- a CDS encoding tartrate dehydrogenase, whose amino-acid sequence MNAKQHFRLAAIPGDGIGKEVIDEGLRVLDYLEKKSNGKFSFETDYFPWGCEYYLENGKMMAEDGLEQIKNHDAIYFGAVGFPNVPDHISLWGLRIAICQGLDQWANIRPVDFLPGVESPLNHPDRDQLNWVLIRENTEGEYSGIGGRNFTGRGPGKEVAVQSSIFTEEGCERIIRHAFELARTRKRKKVTSVTKSNAQQYGMVLWDEVFERVSKDYPDVETDQWLVDAMAAQFVLHPEDLEVVVASNLLADILSDLGSALAGSLGIAASANLNPDRRYPSMFESVHGSAPDIAGQGIANPIGAIGSAALMLENLGLQKEADLINKAIRETTKEGLLTADIGGTNSTKEVTDGIISHLSKMHDKIKAN is encoded by the coding sequence ATGAACGCCAAACAGCATTTTCGTTTAGCCGCCATACCAGGGGACGGAATAGGAAAAGAAGTCATTGACGAAGGATTACGAGTACTCGATTATTTAGAAAAAAAATCAAATGGAAAATTCTCATTTGAAACCGATTATTTTCCGTGGGGATGTGAATACTATCTGGAAAATGGAAAAATGATGGCTGAAGATGGACTGGAGCAGATTAAGAATCATGATGCCATTTACTTCGGCGCCGTGGGCTTCCCTAATGTACCGGACCATATAAGTCTTTGGGGATTACGTATCGCAATTTGCCAAGGGTTAGATCAATGGGCCAACATTCGCCCAGTTGACTTCTTACCTGGTGTGGAAAGTCCATTAAATCACCCAGACAGAGACCAATTAAACTGGGTTTTAATCCGTGAAAATACCGAGGGAGAGTATTCGGGAATTGGCGGCCGTAATTTCACAGGGAGAGGACCCGGAAAAGAAGTGGCTGTACAATCGTCTATCTTTACCGAAGAAGGGTGCGAACGAATTATTCGTCACGCGTTCGAACTCGCAAGAACGCGGAAAAGAAAAAAGGTTACTAGCGTCACCAAAAGTAACGCACAACAATATGGGATGGTGTTATGGGATGAAGTGTTCGAACGTGTGAGCAAAGATTATCCAGATGTTGAAACGGATCAGTGGCTCGTTGATGCAATGGCAGCGCAATTTGTTCTACATCCAGAGGATTTAGAAGTCGTTGTTGCTTCTAACTTATTAGCAGATATTTTATCTGATTTGGGTAGTGCTTTAGCCGGCAGTCTCGGAATAGCGGCGAGCGCTAATTTGAATCCTGATCGCAGGTATCCTAGCATGTTTGAATCCGTTCATGGCTCAGCACCCGACATTGCCGGTCAGGGCATTGCCAATCCCATCGGAGCGATTGGAAGTGCGGCGTTGATGCTCGAGAACCTAGGTCTTCAAAAAGAAGCTGATCTTATAAATAAAGCAATTAGAGAAACCACCAAAGAAGGGTTATTAACGGCAGATATCGGTGGTACAAATTCCACAAAAGAAGTTACCGATGGTATTATTAGCCATCTCAGCAAAATGCATGATAAGATTAAAGCTAACTAA
- a CDS encoding SLC13 family permease has product MSSAVITLIFLVFAITMFAWEKIPLPITAMIVAIGLVLTGILDPPEAFAGFVDDNVLLFMAMFIIGAAVFETGMAKKIGGLVTRFAKTERQLIISIMVITALMSGLLSNTGTAAVLIPVIIGIAARSGFARPRLLLPLVFAAAMGGSLSLIGAPGNMIAQSELQEHGMSFGFFEYAYVGLPILIIGIIYFSLFGYKLLPKGEGSLPDTDSVFNDNTDDSNVPKWKQIMSVVVLVLTVLAMVFEDQIGVDLHISAWTGALILVAIGVISGNSAMKSIDMNTIFLFVGSLALARGIEESGAGLLIAETVIGAFGSDPSPHLLLFVILIIAAVMTNFISNTATTALLVPITFSIANSLGADPRAVLMATVIGGSLAYATPIGMPANTMVYYLGGFKFNDYVKAGVPLIIVAIVVSMILLPIFFPFY; this is encoded by the coding sequence ATGAGTTCTGCAGTTATAACCTTGATTTTCTTAGTATTTGCTATAACTATGTTTGCTTGGGAAAAAATACCCCTTCCAATTACAGCAATGATTGTTGCTATTGGGCTTGTGCTAACAGGTATTCTAGACCCTCCAGAGGCTTTTGCTGGTTTCGTAGACGACAATGTCCTTCTTTTTATGGCGATGTTTATCATTGGTGCAGCTGTTTTTGAAACGGGCATGGCTAAGAAAATTGGGGGATTGGTTACCAGATTTGCCAAAACCGAGAGACAGTTAATCATTTCTATTATGGTTATTACTGCTTTAATGTCCGGCCTTCTCTCTAATACCGGGACTGCAGCTGTTTTAATACCAGTTATTATTGGTATAGCTGCGAGATCAGGGTTCGCACGACCAAGGCTGCTTTTACCTTTAGTTTTTGCGGCTGCAATGGGAGGTAGTCTTTCTCTGATTGGAGCACCTGGGAATATGATCGCTCAATCAGAACTTCAAGAACACGGTATGTCATTCGGTTTTTTTGAATATGCATATGTGGGATTGCCTATTCTAATTATCGGTATTATTTATTTTAGTTTGTTTGGATATAAGCTTCTTCCAAAAGGAGAGGGTTCCCTTCCGGATACTGACTCGGTTTTTAACGATAATACTGATGATTCAAATGTGCCAAAATGGAAACAAATTATGTCAGTGGTAGTTCTTGTACTAACTGTTCTAGCAATGGTCTTTGAAGATCAGATTGGAGTAGATTTACATATTTCTGCATGGACAGGAGCGTTGATTTTAGTCGCTATTGGGGTGATTTCAGGAAATAGTGCAATGAAATCAATTGATATGAATACGATTTTTTTATTTGTGGGTTCACTTGCATTAGCGAGAGGAATCGAAGAATCTGGCGCGGGATTGTTAATAGCAGAAACGGTGATCGGGGCTTTTGGCAGTGACCCTTCACCACACCTTTTACTGTTTGTGATATTAATCATCGCTGCAGTAATGACAAATTTTATATCCAATACTGCAACAACTGCACTATTGGTGCCAATAACTTTTTCCATTGCTAATAGTCTTGGAGCTGATCCAAGAGCTGTTTTAATGGCAACAGTCATTGGGGGTTCTTTGGCTTACGCAACACCAATAGGAATGCCGGCAAATACAATGGTGTATTATTTAGGTGGATTCAAGTTTAATGATTACGTAAAAGCTGGAGTTCCGTTAATTATAGTTGCTATAGTAGTAAGCATGATTTTGTTACCAATTTTCTTTCCTTTCTACTAG
- a CDS encoding glycerate kinase: protein MPNIIIAPDSFKESMSARQAAEAIQSGFQQSGVHHDYHLIPMGDGGEGTMEALTANLDGTYHKLQVEGPNIHPVEATYAVSKDGKTAIMEMAQASGLDRVAAQHRDVGTASTYGTGEVIRAALDQGVQKIILGIGGSATNDGGAGMIEALGAKLLDDQGRPIARGGVGLEHLATIDVSELDPRLQKTEIVVACDVTNPLLGEKGASAIFGPQKGADTAMVQRLDHALAHFHARTVEATGNEQQKTPGAGAAGGLGYALLAYLNAELKPGIDLVLEESNFRAYARKADVIITGEGKIDGQSVYGKTPVGVAKAGKETGTFVIAICGQLGEGYEEVYDHGIDAVFSLVPGAISVQDAMEHGGTYLRKVARNIANVYNEK, encoded by the coding sequence ATGCCAAACATCATCATCGCACCGGATTCTTTCAAAGAAAGTATGAGCGCGAGACAGGCAGCAGAAGCGATTCAATCAGGCTTCCAACAATCAGGCGTCCACCATGACTATCATTTGATTCCAATGGGCGATGGCGGAGAAGGGACGATGGAGGCACTCACCGCCAATCTCGATGGGACATACCACAAGCTACAAGTGGAAGGGCCGAATATCCATCCAGTCGAAGCAACATACGCGGTATCGAAAGATGGAAAAACGGCCATTATGGAAATGGCCCAGGCGTCGGGACTTGATCGTGTCGCGGCACAGCATCGCGATGTCGGGACGGCGTCAACGTATGGAACGGGCGAAGTGATACGTGCCGCCCTTGATCAAGGTGTACAAAAAATCATCCTCGGAATCGGCGGGAGCGCAACGAATGATGGCGGGGCAGGAATGATCGAGGCCCTTGGTGCGAAACTCTTGGATGATCAAGGGAGACCGATTGCGCGAGGCGGCGTGGGGCTTGAACATTTGGCAACCATTGATGTTTCGGAATTAGATCCCCGCTTGCAAAAAACGGAAATCGTCGTCGCGTGCGATGTAACCAATCCTTTGTTGGGCGAAAAGGGCGCCAGTGCTATTTTCGGTCCGCAAAAAGGGGCGGACACGGCAATGGTGCAGCGGCTTGATCATGCGCTCGCCCATTTTCACGCGCGAACAGTAGAAGCAACCGGAAATGAACAACAAAAGACACCGGGCGCCGGGGCGGCAGGTGGCTTGGGGTATGCGCTACTTGCTTATCTGAATGCCGAACTCAAACCCGGCATCGATCTCGTGTTGGAAGAGAGCAATTTCCGTGCCTACGCTCGAAAAGCCGATGTGATTATTACCGGCGAAGGAAAAATTGACGGTCAATCGGTGTACGGAAAAACACCGGTCGGTGTTGCGAAAGCAGGAAAAGAAACCGGTACATTTGTGATCGCGATTTGTGGGCAGCTCGGAGAAGGTTATGAGGAAGTGTATGACCATGGCATTGACGCAGTCTTTAGCCTCGTACCTGGAGCAATAAGCGTGCAGGATGCGATGGAGCACGGCGGAACGTATTTACGGAAAGTGGCGCGGAACATTGCTAACGTTTATAATGAGAAGTGA
- the rlmD gene encoding 23S rRNA (uracil(1939)-C(5))-methyltransferase RlmD, with protein MTKKRTHLPVQKNERLEVTFQDLTHEGAGVAKVDGYPLFVPDALPGEKADVKVVKTGKNFGFGRLMERHTTSTHRVDPPCPIYHWCGGCQLQHMDQEAQLSLKREQVINALHKYMGREDIPVQETIGMNEPWAYRNKAQVPVAERDGELIAGFFAKRSHHIVDMDHCLIQGDQNDAAIQVVKNILKRYEIEPYDEASGRGVIRHIVARNGRLSGETMVMLVTNGEELPHKKKLVEAIRSEVSGIHSIVQNINKKKTNVVYGERTEILWGEKYIEERIGKLRFALSPRSFFQVNPVQTEVLYEKVRQFAGLRGNETVIDAYCGIGSISLFLAEEARKVYGVEVIGEAISDARKNAKLNHFPNVEFSVGKAEEVVPWWRAALGVEADVIVVDPPRKGCDEKLLQTMIEMKPERIIYVSCNPATLARDLGILSDGGYEVQEVQPVDMFPQTTHIECVTRLVRKIKER; from the coding sequence ATGACTAAAAAACGAACGCACTTGCCCGTACAAAAAAATGAGCGGCTCGAGGTCACGTTTCAAGATCTCACTCATGAAGGTGCTGGCGTGGCGAAAGTAGATGGGTATCCGTTATTCGTCCCTGATGCCCTACCAGGGGAAAAGGCAGACGTTAAAGTCGTAAAGACGGGGAAAAACTTTGGATTCGGGCGTCTAATGGAGAGACATACGACAAGCACACACCGCGTCGACCCGCCCTGCCCGATTTATCATTGGTGCGGCGGTTGCCAGTTGCAACACATGGATCAGGAAGCGCAACTGTCATTAAAACGTGAACAAGTCATAAATGCACTCCATAAATATATGGGCAGAGAAGATATCCCCGTCCAGGAAACGATCGGAATGAACGAGCCATGGGCGTATCGCAATAAAGCGCAAGTGCCGGTGGCTGAGCGGGACGGGGAGCTCATCGCCGGTTTTTTTGCCAAACGCTCCCATCACATTGTCGATATGGATCACTGCTTGATTCAAGGCGATCAAAATGACGCGGCGATACAAGTCGTGAAAAACATCCTAAAGCGTTACGAGATAGAACCTTATGATGAAGCAAGCGGCCGCGGTGTCATTCGCCATATCGTCGCCCGTAACGGACGTTTGAGCGGAGAGACGATGGTGATGCTCGTTACGAATGGTGAAGAATTACCCCATAAGAAGAAATTGGTCGAAGCCATACGCAGTGAAGTGTCCGGCATTCATTCCATCGTGCAAAACATAAATAAGAAAAAAACAAATGTGGTCTATGGTGAGCGTACGGAAATTCTTTGGGGAGAAAAATATATTGAAGAACGCATCGGCAAACTGCGTTTTGCCCTATCTCCCCGGTCTTTTTTTCAAGTGAATCCGGTCCAAACGGAAGTTTTATATGAGAAAGTACGCCAATTCGCAGGATTGCGCGGAAATGAAACAGTCATCGACGCCTATTGTGGCATTGGCTCAATTTCGTTGTTTTTAGCTGAAGAAGCAAGGAAGGTTTATGGAGTCGAAGTCATCGGGGAAGCGATCAGTGACGCGCGTAAAAACGCAAAACTTAACCACTTCCCAAATGTTGAATTTTCGGTCGGAAAAGCGGAAGAAGTCGTGCCTTGGTGGCGGGCAGCTCTTGGGGTTGAAGCCGATGTCATCGTCGTCGATCCCCCGCGTAAAGGTTGTGACGAAAAACTCTTGCAGACGATGATCGAAATGAAACCTGAGCGCATCATTTACGTTTCCTGCAACCCGGCAACGCTAGCCCGTGATCTCGGCATTCTTTCGGATGGCGGTTATGAAGTGCAAGAAGTGCAACCCGTCGATATGTTTCCGCAGACGACACACATCGAGTGTGTGACGCGGTTGGTGCGTAAAATAAAAGAAAGATAG